GCAGGTCGGCCAATAACTGCTTTCCCTTTTCATCGGAGAAATCGTCGGACGATTCCGGCTCGAAATTATCCGGCAGGTCGGCCAATAACTGCTTTCCCTTTTCATCGGAGAAATCCACGATATCGCCCGGCAGGAGGCGATAGCCATCCCCGGAATACATGGTCAGGGTCTTGGTCTTTTTGAATTTCAGTTTCATAATCCTCATATCTCCTTTTTTCAAAGGGCGAACCCTGTTAAAGGCCCGCCCTTCCGTACAGACGCCCAACTATGACGTGGCGACGTCATATCCGATACTGACGATATCTTCCGCAGAGGCCGTAAAGACGGGTTGGAAATCAAGGCGGTGATAGGCGATGATATCGTAGACATCGTTAATCGCATCGCGGATGATTTCCATTGTCAGGTCTTTCCAGATACCGTACATGAAGGCCGAACGGTTGACGCAAAGCACGATACTCTTGGTCATAGTAGTGCCGTCGTAGATACCTGCGGCATTGTAGGTATCGAGGACGAATTCGCTTTGCAGGATAGAGGCCCCCATATATTTGGCCAGTTCACCCGTTACAACCACAGCCGACGGGCCGTACTTATCAATGGTCATAACGTTTTTCATTTGCGTCGGGTCGAGGAAGCGCAGAAGGTAGGTCGTCAGGCTGGTCAGCCAGAACCAATCCTGCGGGGCGGCGGCATATTTGCCGCACTTGGCCCGGAGCGCATTCAGGTTGGTAGGGCTGAACGTGGACAGGTCAACCTTGTTTGCCGCCTGGCATAATTGACGATATCCATTCCAACAATACCGGGCATCGGTCGCACCGGGAATATCGCCGGTGTCATAACTCGTCCCGGCGGCATCGTCCCCGGAAATAGTTGCTTTATCCACGGCGCGGGCAATCGAACGGGAGACCTTCATCGAGATATAATCGAACATCGAAACGATAAGGTCTTCATCAGCCTCACCCGAAAACTGCGTCCGGCCCCGCAATTTCTCGGCAGTGAAGGTCACGTTGGCCGAACCGGGGGTTTGCTCCGTGCTATTGAACGCACTGATAACCGCCGTAGTCTGGGCCGCACGAGTGGCCAGAGTATCGGCCCCTTCGACCGGCAGAACCTGGCTGGCTTCGGTCATCGGGAACGACGGGTGCATAGCCGCCACAACAAGATTCTGGCGCACCATGTTAATCAGACGCGAGGAATACCCAACGGGCAGATATTGCGAGCCTTCGTTGGAGGTCGCGGTATCCATTGCCTTCGCCATGACCTCGAATTCCTTGAAGGACTGGAGGGTTTGTAGACGTTTCTCGCGGGGCAGGCTGGCATAAGAGGCGTCGCCCGACTTGATTTTCATGGCATCGACAAGCAGGAGCATATCGTTCATCCGACGAAGTTCATCGACGTTCTGGAACTTCTCCTGCGTGAAGACGCGCTTCAACCGGGTATCGTCCATGACCATCAACTGCTTGATGTCATAGGGCGACTGATTCAGGTTGCCGTAGAGGATTTTGGACGATTGGTTGGCCTTGATAGCCTCGTTCAACTGCTGAACGGCGTTGGTAAAAT
This genomic stretch from Patescibacteria group bacterium harbors:
- a CDS encoding phage major capsid protein; the protein is MDIPKDIKAEWQACIKSWPVAGSEFKLADQPDGSLIIEGWVSTKSPDYIGDVIEPDAFAPVIQKYLQKPILLFMHNISDLPIGKTLALDIIPDKGLWGKVQILPTKDRGQDIITLVKNAVLNSFSFAFIPETTQPLDNGGRLVTKLKMLIEVSVVNLGMNEEAIFQIAKAKNLELKSFKNNPSPGGAAYPKGDHEMEPDAIKKEINAALTPIEVTVKEVKNEVATVAGLQKQLTDRLDRTESEKKEFVDKIFKDFTNAVQQLNEAIKANQSSKILYGNLNQSPYDIKQLMVMDDTRLKRVFTQEKFQNVDELRRMNDMLLLVDAMKIKSGDASYASLPREKRLQTLQSFKEFEVMAKAMDTATSNEGSQYLPVGYSSRLINMVRQNLVVAAMHPSFPMTEASQVLPVEGADTLATRAAQTTAVISAFNSTEQTPGSANVTFTAEKLRGRTQFSGEADEDLIVSMFDYISMKVSRSIARAVDKATISGDDAAGTSYDTGDIPGATDARYCWNGYRQLCQAANKVDLSTFSPTNLNALRAKCGKYAAAPQDWFWLTSLTTYLLRFLDPTQMKNVMTIDKYGPSAVVVTGELAKYMGASILQSEFVLDTYNAAGIYDGTTMTKSIVLCVNRSAFMYGIWKDLTMEIIRDAINDVYDIIAYHRLDFQPVFTASAEDIVSIGYDVATS